Proteins from a single region of Desulfatiglans anilini DSM 4660:
- a CDS encoding divergent polysaccharide deacetylase family protein — protein MTIGLFLAFLGLVAFSLWVFRDKGFTGDAVRTIPPFEEVVSVPEGFRDAVGEIDRSVYRVLFDSGIGEESVSFERVIPQHRNGIVWDYAELSVRCSNEESARKLAYALAQNADVYDAPKIRGRILSSTGGRMVIEISKDNLRTHLVSLVWGVPEDRKIPRHPKLAIVIDDIGYDRRMADALMSLDFPLSLSILPYGPFSRDALEKCEERGLEVLLHLPMEPKGYPEVDPGEGAVLLQMDETQIADALDRALERVPGVKGVNNHMGSAFSENLEKMRVVLAFLKSHDLYYLDSRTSPRSVAIDLAGDLGLEAVSRNVFLDDDPSLPAVQTQMERLLSLARHNGSAVGIGHPHESTLQVLREFASRIRSEFEVVAVSELVKTR, from the coding sequence TTGACCATTGGGCTTTTCCTCGCCTTTCTTGGCCTGGTGGCTTTCTCGTTATGGGTTTTTCGGGACAAGGGGTTTACCGGGGATGCCGTCCGGACCATTCCGCCTTTCGAAGAGGTTGTCAGCGTTCCCGAAGGCTTCCGCGATGCAGTGGGAGAGATAGACCGATCTGTTTATCGCGTGCTTTTCGATTCGGGGATCGGCGAGGAGAGTGTCTCTTTCGAGCGGGTTATTCCTCAGCATCGCAATGGGATCGTCTGGGATTATGCCGAGCTTTCGGTCCGCTGTTCGAACGAGGAGTCTGCCAGGAAGCTGGCGTATGCTCTGGCACAAAACGCGGATGTCTATGACGCCCCTAAGATCCGGGGAAGGATCCTATCCTCGACGGGCGGGCGGATGGTGATCGAGATCAGCAAGGACAACCTGCGGACTCATCTTGTCTCCCTTGTGTGGGGTGTTCCAGAGGATCGGAAAATCCCGCGCCATCCCAAGCTTGCAATCGTCATCGACGATATCGGATATGACCGGCGGATGGCAGACGCGCTGATGTCTTTGGACTTTCCGTTGAGCCTTTCTATCCTGCCGTACGGCCCCTTTTCACGGGATGCCCTCGAGAAGTGCGAAGAACGCGGGCTGGAAGTGCTCTTGCATCTGCCGATGGAGCCGAAGGGTTACCCGGAGGTGGATCCGGGCGAGGGTGCGGTGTTGCTGCAGATGGATGAGACCCAGATCGCTGACGCACTGGATCGGGCCCTTGAACGGGTGCCCGGTGTCAAAGGGGTCAACAATCACATGGGATCCGCCTTCAGCGAGAACCTGGAGAAGATGCGTGTCGTGCTTGCATTTTTGAAGTCGCACGATCTGTATTACCTGGACAGCCGCACCAGCCCTCGAAGCGTCGCCATCGATCTGGCGGGTGACCTCGGGCTTGAGGCTGTGAGTAGGAATGTTTTCCTCGATGACGACCCCTCGCTGCCGGCCGTCCAGACGCAGATGGAGCGACTGCTGAGTCTTGCCCGGCATAACGGTTCGGCGGTGGGGATCGGCCACCCGCACGAATCCACCTTGCAGGTCCTGCGGGAATTCGCCTCACGGATTCGCAGTGAATTTGAGGTGGTGGCTGTTTCGGAGTTGGTGAAAACCCGATGA
- a CDS encoding DegT/DnrJ/EryC1/StrS family aminotransferase, producing the protein MKVPLLDLKVQYARIRDEIDQAVKGVCESQQFILGPVVAQLEKEIAGYCGSAYAVGVSSGTDALLISLMACGIGNGDLVVTTPFTFFATVGSIFRVGATPLFVDIDEKTYNMDQRILGEMLDRLPAERRRRVKAIVPVHLFGQCADMSPILEIAGKYGLAVIEDAAQALGAEYRFPSGETMRAGAMGQMGCFSFFPSKNLGAFGDAGMVTTHDEELASKLNLLRVHGARTKYYHDLMGGNFRLDAIQAAVLQVKLRYLDQWTAGRRRNAAIYRRFFEEKGLKEVGLPFEDTPRHIYNQFVIRLPYDRDGLKTFLNDQGIGCEIYYPVPMHMQPCFSMLGHRPEDFPVALEASDSTLALPIYPELEENQLMYVVDKIAEFYASKKTSKKSS; encoded by the coding sequence TTGAAGGTTCCATTACTTGATCTGAAAGTGCAGTACGCACGGATTCGTGATGAGATCGACCAGGCTGTGAAAGGGGTCTGCGAATCGCAGCAGTTCATCCTGGGGCCGGTGGTCGCTCAGTTGGAGAAGGAGATTGCGGGGTATTGCGGGAGTGCCTATGCCGTGGGCGTTTCTTCGGGAACGGATGCCCTCCTCATCTCGCTGATGGCATGCGGGATAGGCAACGGCGACCTGGTGGTCACAACGCCATTCACCTTCTTTGCGACGGTAGGCTCCATTTTTCGAGTGGGTGCTACGCCCTTGTTCGTCGATATCGACGAGAAGACTTATAATATGGATCAAAGGATCCTGGGCGAGATGCTCGATCGGCTGCCCGCAGAGCGGCGTCGACGGGTCAAGGCAATCGTCCCGGTCCACCTTTTCGGCCAGTGTGCGGATATGTCTCCCATCCTGGAGATTGCAGGAAAATACGGGCTTGCCGTCATCGAGGACGCTGCGCAGGCATTGGGCGCCGAATACCGGTTTCCATCAGGCGAAACGATGAGGGCCGGTGCGATGGGGCAGATGGGGTGTTTTTCCTTCTTCCCCTCCAAGAATCTGGGGGCTTTCGGGGACGCGGGAATGGTAACCACCCATGATGAGGAACTCGCCTCGAAGCTCAACCTGCTGCGTGTGCATGGGGCGAGGACGAAGTACTACCACGATTTGATGGGAGGAAATTTCCGGCTGGATGCGATTCAGGCGGCAGTGCTGCAGGTCAAGCTTCGGTACCTCGATCAATGGACGGCGGGCAGGCGGCGAAACGCCGCCATTTACAGACGTTTTTTTGAAGAGAAAGGCCTGAAAGAGGTGGGCTTGCCGTTCGAAGACACGCCCCGACACATTTACAACCAGTTTGTCATAAGACTTCCCTATGACCGGGACGGATTGAAAACCTTCCTGAATGACCAAGGCATTGGGTGCGAGATTTATTACCCCGTCCCGATGCATATGCAGCCCTGCTTCTCGATGCTCGGGCATCGGCCTGAAGATTTTCCCGTGGCCTTGGAGGCATCCGATTCGACGTTGGCGTTGCCGATCTACCCGGAACTGGAGGAAAACCAACTTATGTATGTTGTTGATAAGATAGCTGAATTTTATGCATCCAAAAAAACTTCAAAAAAATCCTCGTGA
- a CDS encoding 50S ribosomal protein L11 methyltransferase — protein MSDRLEAMGGVVSGGSCPYRDLYIYALEGRVLRADESGFGSEFIGNWVEGESSFLFFKEPADERVARLLAQRPELTLSERYQFDYEEWQGGGLDCISAGGITFRAAWSRVGTDDGRTLLLDPGVVFGNGVHPTTRDCLSALAEAHARFPFHSVLDLGTGTGILALYAAALDAERVLAVDLNPLCVRTAVRNVALNGFSDVIQVVEGRAEDFCRKGVDVVVANIHAEVIKSLLAVEAFLQSPVLIISGLLRTPFREIREKIRAAGYDIHRVYEHEMTWHTLMAVRPAPGDRAMGRFRVEP, from the coding sequence GTGAGCGATCGTCTTGAAGCGATGGGCGGAGTTGTGAGCGGGGGATCTTGCCCTTACCGGGATCTTTACATCTACGCTTTGGAGGGCAGGGTCCTTCGTGCTGATGAGTCAGGATTTGGGTCTGAATTCATCGGCAATTGGGTGGAAGGAGAGAGTTCATTTCTCTTTTTCAAGGAACCTGCTGATGAGCGGGTCGCCCGCCTCCTTGCGCAGCGTCCTGAACTGACGCTGAGCGAGCGGTACCAGTTTGACTATGAGGAGTGGCAGGGCGGGGGGCTGGATTGTATATCCGCGGGAGGGATTACCTTCCGGGCGGCGTGGTCCCGGGTCGGAACAGATGACGGCAGGACCCTGCTCCTCGACCCCGGAGTGGTTTTCGGAAACGGAGTACACCCTACGACCCGTGACTGTTTGAGCGCCCTGGCTGAGGCGCATGCGAGGTTTCCTTTTCATAGTGTGCTCGATCTCGGAACGGGGACCGGGATTCTTGCCCTTTATGCTGCGGCCCTGGACGCTGAGCGTGTCCTTGCGGTGGATCTGAATCCCCTGTGCGTCCGGACCGCCGTTCGGAACGTTGCCCTCAATGGATTTTCCGATGTGATCCAGGTAGTGGAAGGGCGGGCAGAGGACTTCTGCCGGAAGGGGGTCGACGTCGTGGTCGCGAATATCCATGCCGAGGTGATCAAGAGCCTGCTCGCCGTGGAGGCGTTTCTGCAAAGCCCGGTGCTCATCATCTCGGGTCTTTTGAGGACTCCTTTTCGGGAGATCCGCGAAAAGATCAGAGCGGCAGGGTATGACATACACAGGGTTTATGAACACGAGATGACGTGGCACACGCTCATGGCTGTGAGGCCGGCGCCTGGCGACAGAGCCATGGGCCGATTTCGGGTGGAGCCTTGA
- a CDS encoding PaaI family thioesterase, which translates to MMNEKRRYIEKPVGHHCFGCGTANPVGLNMQFYPCGDMLCSDVVLRGEHVGWENIAHGGIISTLLDEIMSWSIIYFRRVFFVTRKMEVKYVAPVPVGVTLTARGRIVDPTDPRHLKLAGELVDAEGRVLAKSKGDFVELSLERLPGVPEVVKEEMMRLFSIYASAGNARVPAEGAGNG; encoded by the coding sequence ATGATGAACGAAAAGCGGCGATATATCGAAAAACCTGTCGGCCACCACTGTTTTGGCTGTGGGACGGCCAACCCGGTGGGGCTGAACATGCAGTTCTATCCCTGCGGCGATATGCTCTGTTCCGATGTTGTCCTGAGGGGCGAGCACGTCGGCTGGGAAAACATCGCGCACGGCGGTATCATTTCGACCTTGCTGGATGAAATCATGTCCTGGTCGATCATCTACTTTCGCAGGGTGTTTTTCGTCACGCGGAAGATGGAGGTGAAATACGTCGCCCCCGTTCCTGTAGGGGTAACGTTGACCGCCAGGGGACGCATCGTGGATCCGACCGACCCGCGGCATCTCAAGCTGGCCGGAGAACTGGTCGATGCCGAGGGGCGGGTTCTCGCGAAATCCAAGGGGGATTTCGTGGAACTGTCGCTCGAAAGACTGCCGGGGGTGCCGGAGGTGGTGAAAGAGGAAATGATGCGGCTGTTCTCCATTTATGCATCCGCCGGCAACGCTCGAGTGCCGGCGGAAGGGGCCGGGAATGGATAA
- a CDS encoding DUF362 domain-containing protein: MDKRLVSVVRYDEAARSVESAVGLCDGLKGVPRDARTFIKPNIVFWSRRVPFPKWGVITTSRVVADVVAVLKAHGIEHVTIGEGMVTYDPKDVATPAHAFEMLGYRRLEERYGVRCANIHQRPFRTVDLGDGIRAKVNADILESDFVVDLPVLKTHSQTVVSLGVKNLKGCLDIPSRKAFHDTRDGLSLHRKVAGLPGMLPERSLTIVDGIFTNERGPGFDGRIRRKDILVASADWLSADLVGAALLGYTPEEVPHLDYLVKRMGRAPDLGDIEICGEKIADQRLLHAYAFPYTKDGSLPVPMKRMGIEGLAYRQYDQTLCTYCALLSAAVVPAVAKAWKGEPWDEVEVLTGKVMQPTSGKKKTILLGKCMYLANRNHPDIAEMLAVKSCPPTLEEVVDVFHRAGILIERSLIEDIEAVPGSFMQKYEGKPEFDEGLFRIP, encoded by the coding sequence ATGGATAAACGGCTCGTTTCGGTTGTCCGCTATGATGAGGCGGCCCGCTCCGTCGAGAGTGCCGTGGGGCTTTGCGACGGATTAAAGGGCGTTCCGCGGGACGCAAGGACGTTCATCAAGCCGAATATCGTCTTTTGGTCGCGCCGCGTGCCGTTTCCCAAATGGGGGGTCATCACCACTTCCCGCGTGGTAGCGGATGTGGTGGCTGTTTTGAAGGCCCACGGGATCGAGCATGTGACCATCGGAGAGGGGATGGTGACCTACGATCCGAAAGATGTTGCGACCCCGGCCCATGCCTTCGAGATGCTCGGCTATCGCCGGCTCGAAGAGCGTTACGGGGTCCGATGCGCGAATATCCACCAACGTCCCTTCAGAACGGTGGATCTCGGGGACGGCATCCGCGCAAAGGTCAACGCGGATATCCTGGAAAGCGATTTTGTCGTGGACCTGCCGGTGCTCAAAACCCATTCTCAGACTGTTGTGAGCCTCGGGGTCAAGAACCTGAAAGGCTGCCTGGATATCCCTTCACGGAAGGCCTTCCACGACACGAGGGACGGACTCAGTCTGCACCGGAAGGTGGCCGGGCTGCCTGGCATGCTGCCGGAGCGTTCTCTGACCATCGTGGATGGGATCTTCACGAACGAGCGTGGCCCTGGCTTCGACGGGCGGATCAGGCGGAAGGATATACTGGTGGCCTCCGCGGACTGGCTCTCCGCCGACCTGGTGGGGGCGGCCCTCCTTGGCTACACGCCTGAAGAGGTGCCGCATCTCGACTATCTGGTGAAGAGAATGGGCCGGGCGCCGGATCTGGGAGATATCGAGATCTGCGGAGAAAAGATCGCGGATCAGCGTCTGTTGCACGCCTATGCCTTCCCTTATACGAAGGACGGCTCGTTGCCTGTGCCCATGAAGCGCATGGGCATCGAGGGGTTGGCTTACCGTCAATATGATCAAACCCTCTGTACTTACTGTGCCCTTCTCAGTGCGGCCGTCGTGCCGGCGGTCGCCAAGGCATGGAAGGGGGAGCCTTGGGATGAGGTGGAGGTGCTGACCGGCAAGGTAATGCAGCCGACGTCAGGAAAGAAAAAGACGATCCTGCTCGGCAAGTGCATGTATCTGGCCAACCGGAACCATCCTGATATCGCCGAGATGCTCGCTGTGAAGAGCTGTCCGCCCACGTTGGAGGAGGTTGTGGATGTCTTCCACCGCGCCGGAATCCTCATCGAGCGGAGCTTGATAGAGGACATCGAGGCGGTTCCAGGGTCGTTTATGCAGAAGTACGAGGGCAAACCCGAGTTTGACGAAGGGCTTTTCAGGATTCCTTGA
- a CDS encoding protein-L-isoaspartate(D-aspartate) O-methyltransferase: MDYRLAREKMVKNQLIARGIQDARVLQAMGKIPRDRFVQEALVSEAYNDYPLPIGHGQTISQPYIVAMMTEALELKGDENVLEIGTGSGYQTAILAELSRWVYTVERIRPLMENAKRVLTELGHKNIFFKAFDGTLGWKEYEPYDAIIVAAGAPKIPQPLLDQLAEGGRLVIPLGNRYSQELVQITRKNGQFVEKGLGGCRFVDLIGIHGWQDSIKES; encoded by the coding sequence ATCGACTATCGTCTTGCGCGGGAGAAAATGGTCAAGAACCAGTTGATTGCCCGCGGTATACAAGACGCGCGTGTGCTCCAGGCCATGGGCAAAATCCCGCGCGACCGCTTCGTGCAGGAAGCCCTCGTCAGCGAAGCCTATAACGACTACCCCCTGCCGATCGGGCACGGGCAGACCATCTCCCAGCCTTACATCGTAGCGATGATGACAGAGGCCCTCGAACTGAAAGGCGACGAAAACGTACTCGAGATCGGCACGGGAAGCGGTTATCAGACGGCGATTCTGGCCGAATTGTCCCGGTGGGTTTACACCGTCGAGCGGATTCGGCCCCTGATGGAGAATGCAAAGCGGGTTCTGACCGAACTGGGACACAAAAACATCTTCTTCAAGGCCTTCGACGGCACGCTCGGATGGAAGGAGTACGAACCCTACGACGCCATCATCGTCGCCGCCGGAGCCCCCAAAATACCACAGCCCCTGCTGGATCAACTGGCTGAGGGCGGCCGGCTGGTCATTCCCCTAGGCAATCGATACAGCCAGGAACTCGTTCAGATCACTCGGAAAAATGGGCAGTTCGTTGAAAAGGGGCTGGGCGGATGCCGCTTCGTGGACCTCATCGGTATCCACGGCTGGCAGGACAGCATCAAGGAATCCTGA
- the rd gene encoding rubredoxin, with protein MDKYVCTVCGYVYDPAEGDPDNGIDPGTSFADIPADWTCPVCGASKDQFEKE; from the coding sequence ATGGATAAGTACGTTTGTACGGTATGTGGGTATGTCTACGATCCAGCTGAAGGGGACCCTGACAACGGCATCGATCCCGGTACAAGCTTTGCGGATATTCCCGCCGACTGGACATGCCCGGTTTGCGGCGCATCCAAGGATCAGTTCGAAAAGGAGTAA
- a CDS encoding two-component system sensor histidine kinase NtrB yields the protein MGETEKYFDQNEELVFLKHAVENTNEAFVTIDKDHKVLFFNKAAERIFGYDRKEVLGHDLGVIMAPTCSRDHREAVARYVESRVPRRIGHETEILAMRKGGEMFPASISFSVAEVDGRLIFTGIVRDMTETRALQEKIMQSERLAALGQLVAEISHEIKNPLMMIGGFSQQLLRSVSDPKDKSKLEIIAKEVKRLENLLADLREFHGRRALEAAPVDLHRLLQDTVAIVRENNPEKAVNIELMEDPDGRFVFGDEERLKQVFLNLIKNASEAVESGGNILVVTRVAEDKVAIDIQDNGCGIPVEYQEKVLSPFFSTKQNGTGLGLCISKRIVEEHEGGGLEIDSQVGQGTTIHLKLPLYRETKSA from the coding sequence ATGGGCGAGACAGAAAAATACTTCGATCAGAACGAGGAATTGGTTTTTCTCAAACATGCTGTCGAGAATACCAATGAGGCCTTTGTCACGATCGACAAAGACCATAAGGTCCTGTTTTTCAACAAGGCCGCCGAGAGGATTTTCGGCTACGATCGGAAGGAGGTGCTTGGTCATGATCTCGGCGTGATCATGGCCCCTACCTGCAGCCGAGATCACCGCGAGGCCGTGGCGCGCTACGTGGAGTCGAGGGTTCCGCGGCGGATCGGGCATGAGACCGAGATCCTGGCGATGCGGAAGGGTGGAGAGATGTTCCCCGCATCCATCTCCTTTTCCGTCGCTGAGGTGGACGGGCGTCTGATCTTCACCGGCATCGTCCGGGATATGACCGAGACCCGCGCCCTTCAGGAGAAGATCATGCAGTCCGAGCGCCTGGCGGCTTTGGGTCAGCTTGTCGCCGAGATCTCGCACGAGATCAAGAACCCGTTGATGATGATCGGGGGGTTTTCCCAGCAGTTGCTGCGGTCCGTCAGTGACCCGAAGGACAAGAGCAAGCTCGAGATTATCGCAAAAGAGGTGAAGCGCCTCGAAAACCTGCTGGCCGACCTGAGGGAGTTCCACGGCAGGCGGGCTCTGGAGGCTGCCCCCGTCGATCTCCACAGGCTTCTGCAGGACACTGTCGCCATCGTGAGAGAAAACAATCCTGAGAAGGCTGTCAACATCGAACTGATGGAAGACCCCGATGGGCGGTTCGTGTTCGGGGACGAGGAGCGCCTGAAACAGGTGTTTCTGAACCTCATCAAGAATGCCAGCGAGGCGGTGGAAAGCGGAGGCAACATCCTGGTCGTGACCCGGGTCGCGGAAGACAAGGTCGCGATCGACATCCAGGACAACGGTTGCGGCATTCCAGTGGAATACCAGGAGAAGGTTCTTTCCCCCTTTTTTTCCACCAAACAGAACGGGACTGGTCTTGGTCTGTGCATCTCGAAGCGGATCGTCGAGGAGCATGAAGGCGGCGGTCTCGAGATCGACAGCCAGGTTGGACAGGGAACGACCATCCATCTGAAGCTCCCCCTGTACCGGGAGACCAAGAGCGCTTAA
- a CDS encoding ferredoxin yields the protein MKEAPVVNLKACTDCGSCLEVAPGIFARRPETGEITVLERDDYPDEDVHAAVTICPADCISPGRG from the coding sequence TTGAAAGAGGCTCCAGTGGTCAATTTGAAGGCCTGCACCGACTGCGGTTCCTGTCTGGAGGTGGCGCCCGGGATTTTTGCGCGGCGGCCGGAGACGGGTGAGATTACGGTGCTCGAGAGGGATGACTACCCGGATGAAGACGTTCATGCCGCCGTAACGATCTGCCCGGCGGATTGCATCAGCCCGGGACGCGGTTGA
- a CDS encoding TIGR01777 family oxidoreductase, with amino-acid sequence MRFFITGGSGFVGSSLTAGLVAMGGTVTILTRRIKADAAAQEGVRYLEGDPTQEGPWQDAVADHDVVINMAGETIFQRWSRESKRRVYDSRILTTRNLSKALNRASGPPRTLISTSAVGYYGFRGSETLDESSPAGEDFLARLARDWEAEALRAAAGGVRVVICRFGIVFGRRGGALGEMVPMFRRGLGSSLGSGQQWISWIHEKDLVGIYLHLLGRSDISGAVNCTAPNPVTNRELTETLATVLDKPAFLPAVPAFVLKWKMGEMASILLNGQKVCPMKLLDMGYRFQHPTLEDALTNLLA; translated from the coding sequence ATGCGATTTTTTATCACGGGTGGAAGCGGCTTTGTGGGCTCCAGCTTGACGGCCGGTCTGGTGGCGATGGGCGGGACCGTGACCATCCTCACGCGGCGGATCAAGGCAGACGCCGCTGCACAGGAGGGGGTCCGCTATCTCGAAGGGGATCCGACACAGGAGGGGCCCTGGCAGGATGCCGTGGCGGACCATGACGTCGTCATCAATATGGCCGGGGAGACGATCTTCCAGCGGTGGAGCAGGGAGAGCAAGCGCCGGGTCTATGACAGCCGCATCCTCACCACCCGTAATCTTTCGAAGGCGCTCAATCGCGCCTCCGGGCCGCCAAGGACGCTCATCAGCACATCGGCGGTAGGGTACTACGGCTTCAGGGGGTCGGAGACCCTGGATGAATCCAGCCCGGCGGGTGAGGATTTCCTCGCGCGGCTGGCCCGCGACTGGGAGGCGGAGGCCCTGCGGGCCGCCGCAGGCGGGGTGCGCGTCGTCATCTGCCGCTTTGGAATCGTGTTCGGGCGGCGGGGCGGTGCGCTGGGGGAGATGGTGCCGATGTTCCGCAGAGGGCTGGGCAGTTCCCTGGGCTCCGGGCAGCAATGGATCTCCTGGATTCACGAAAAGGATCTGGTGGGGATCTATCTTCACCTGCTGGGCCGGTCGGATATCTCGGGCGCCGTCAATTGCACCGCGCCCAATCCGGTGACCAATCGCGAATTGACCGAAACCCTGGCCACCGTCCTGGACAAACCGGCGTTTCTCCCCGCAGTCCCGGCCTTCGTCCTCAAATGGAAGATGGGCGAAATGGCTTCGATCCTCCTCAATGGCCAGAAGGTGTGCCCCATGAAACTGCTCGATATGGGTTACCGTTTCCAGCATCCGACGCTGGAAGACGCCCTCACGAATCTTCTGGCTTGA
- a CDS encoding RNA 2'-phosphotransferase, translated as MGKRSHDMQVEGLSRFLDYVLGRQPDEFGLVPDADGYVSFKELLKAIQEDPEWRQVRQGGIREVLMGEKRGWFEADDRKIRAVERSWTLPGSGVPLSEVPRMLFAAVRQRAHPVVMEKGLMPQAEPFVVLSDDREMAARLGRRRDPEPVVLEIRASASRAKGVRYFGFGRLFLSPGIPAEFIAGPKVDQALLEARALRREAKEKTAAPQPDFTPGSFLLEPLRDPQDQRKRGGRKRKGWKEESRKVRRGR; from the coding sequence TTGGGCAAGCGTTCACATGACATGCAGGTCGAGGGGCTGTCCCGGTTCCTGGACTACGTCCTGGGGCGTCAACCGGACGAGTTCGGCCTGGTCCCCGATGCCGACGGGTATGTTTCTTTCAAAGAGCTTCTGAAGGCGATCCAGGAAGATCCCGAGTGGCGCCAGGTGCGGCAGGGGGGCATCCGCGAGGTGCTGATGGGGGAGAAGCGGGGCTGGTTCGAGGCGGATGACCGGAAGATCCGCGCCGTCGAAAGGTCGTGGACCTTGCCCGGCAGCGGTGTGCCCCTGAGCGAGGTCCCCAGGATGCTGTTTGCCGCGGTGAGGCAGAGGGCGCACCCCGTCGTGATGGAAAAGGGTCTGATGCCTCAGGCCGAGCCTTTCGTGGTTCTATCAGACGACCGGGAGATGGCTGCGAGGCTTGGGCGCCGGCGGGATCCGGAGCCCGTCGTGCTGGAGATCCGTGCATCGGCCTCCAGGGCGAAAGGCGTCCGTTATTTCGGGTTCGGCAGGCTGTTTCTGAGTCCGGGCATCCCGGCCGAGTTTATCGCCGGACCCAAAGTCGACCAGGCGCTGCTCGAGGCGCGGGCGCTGCGCCGCGAAGCAAAGGAAAAGACGGCCGCACCGCAGCCGGATTTCACACCCGGGAGTTTCCTGCTCGAGCCTCTGCGTGATCCGCAGGATCAGCGGAAGCGGGGCGGCAGAAAGCGGAAAGGGTGGAAGGAGGAGAGCCGCAAAGTCCGCCGCGGGCGCTGA